The following is a genomic window from Candidatus Epulonipiscium sp..
ATATAATTATTCAAAATCCGGTTTTTTTAGCACCTATGGCAGGAGTTACAGATTTACCCTTTAGACTCCTTTGTAAAGAGATGGGTTGTGGATTGGTATATACGGAGATGATTAGTGCTAAGGGACTCTTATATAATAATGAAAACACAAAACTTCTTCTTGCAGTAGACAAGAAAGAACATCCTGTGGCGGTCCAACTTTTTGGTTCAGATCCAAATATCTTAGCAGAAATGGCAAAAAAAGTAGAAGAAAGCGATGTAGATATCATAGATATAAATATGGGATGTCCTGCTCCAAAAATCACAAAAAATGACGAAGGCTCCGCCCTTATGAAGAATCCAAAGGAAATTGGAAAAATAGTTAAGGCAGTCTCCATGGCAGTTAAAAAACCAGTGACAATTAAAATAAGAAAAGGTTTTGATGAAAATACCATTACAGCTATAGAAGTTGCTAAGATAGCTGAGGAAAATGGTGCATCAGCCATAGCAGTCCATGGAAGAACTAGGGAACAGTATTACAGTGGAAAGGCTGATTGGGATATCATAAGACAGGTGAAAAATACAGTAACTATTCCTGTTATAGGCAATGGGGATGTATTTGAACCAAAGGATGCAAAAAGATTAATGGATGAGACCCAATGCGATGCTGTAATGATTGGAAGAGGGGCACAAGGGAATCCATGGATTTTTAAAAGGATAAGTCATTATTTTAAGACGGGGGAAATTTTAAAAGAGCCTACACCTGAAGAAAAAATAAGTATGGCCCTTCGTCATGGCAAGATGCTGATTGACTTTAAGGGGGAATTTATAGGTATAAGGGAAATGAGGAAGCATGTATCTTGGTATACGAAAGGATTAATAAAGGCAGGAGTTTTAAGAAACAAGATTAATGAGGTGGAAAGTTATATGGAATTAGAAAAACTATTAAAGGAATACATTATATCATCCTAAGAACCTTATAAGACTTTACTATTGAATTAAGGTTATCTATAGCAGTGACGAAAGAGATATCCACATAATTTCTCTTGTCCTTTCATACAATCATATAAAAGGACAAAGGGGGGATAGTTTGAAGAAGTTTGCTTCTTTAAAATGGGCAAGCAGCCCAGAGGATATAGTATTCCAGCATAAATGGATAAAGGATTTACCTTCATTTTTGAAAGATAGATATATTCTCAAAAAATGCC
Proteins encoded in this region:
- the dusB gene encoding tRNA dihydrouridine synthase DusB yields the protein MKIKNIIIQNPVFLAPMAGVTDLPFRLLCKEMGCGLVYTEMISAKGLLYNNENTKLLLAVDKKEHPVAVQLFGSDPNILAEMAKKVEESDVDIIDINMGCPAPKITKNDEGSALMKNPKEIGKIVKAVSMAVKKPVTIKIRKGFDENTITAIEVAKIAEENGASAIAVHGRTREQYYSGKADWDIIRQVKNTVTIPVIGNGDVFEPKDAKRLMDETQCDAVMIGRGAQGNPWIFKRISHYFKTGEILKEPTPEEKISMALRHGKMLIDFKGEFIGIREMRKHVSWYTKGLIKAGVLRNKINEVESYMELEKLLKEYIISS